A stretch of bacterium DNA encodes these proteins:
- a CDS encoding ABC transporter ATP-binding protein: MEPVIEIKNLHAEYGRGREKTVALGGISLRAYKGEIFGFIGPNGAGKTTTINILLGFMHPTNGEAVVFGEKSSSLKNRFRIGYLPEIAYYYPFLTPFKILTMYGELFRIDKTVLNNRMDSVLATVGLTEKKNTPIRNLSKGMNQRLGLAQAIINDPEVLILDEPNSGLDPIGKREIRNIILELKNRGKTIFFSSHQLSEVELICDRVGIIDRGQILKTEKLDQIVGKIDTKQTVLEDIFIRMIKDKRA; the protein is encoded by the coding sequence ATGGAACCAGTAATAGAAATTAAAAATCTTCATGCAGAATATGGAAGAGGCAGGGAAAAAACTGTTGCTTTAGGAGGCATAAGTTTACGCGCTTATAAAGGGGAAATATTTGGATTCATAGGTCCTAATGGAGCAGGAAAAACAACAACTATCAATATCTTATTGGGTTTCATGCATCCTACTAATGGCGAGGCAGTTGTATTCGGGGAAAAATCTTCCTCATTAAAAAACAGGTTTAGAATTGGATATTTACCAGAGATAGCTTATTATTATCCATTTCTTACGCCTTTCAAGATTCTTACAATGTACGGGGAATTATTCCGTATAGACAAAACCGTTTTAAACAACAGAATGGATTCTGTTCTGGCAACTGTTGGATTAACAGAGAAAAAGAATACTCCTATCCGAAATCTGTCAAAAGGCATGAACCAGCGTCTTGGACTTGCACAGGCTATTATAAATGATCCTGAAGTTCTGATACTGGATGAACCTAATTCGGGTCTCGATCCAATTGGTAAAAGAGAAATACGCAATATTATCTTAGAACTCAAGAATAGAGGTAAAACCATATTTTTTAGTTCACATCAGCTTTCAGAAGTAGAACTGATTTGTGACAGAGTAGGAATAATTGACAGAGGACAAATTCTAAAGACTGAGAAGCTAGATCAAATTGTTGGTAAAATTGATACAAAGCAAACTGTATTGGAAGATATTTTCATCCGGATGATAAAGGATAAAAGAGCATGA
- a CDS encoding ABC transporter permease gives MRAAWIIAKNVIEESIRKKEIYVLFILSVAMMSVVAMASFFSLTGLVKYFIELSFLIVIYITVIIAVVVGARQLPTELNSRTIYPLMAKPLRRSEFIIGKWLGTSIISVFCFLVFEGIFIILLFSKGSSVSGILMQGIFLHILQLMLISSIVICLSAFMTNAANVTVSILYFILGHWIGKAISDVLDKCGAFLAWILKSINYILPHLDYFDLSKKIVHQWPPIPAWVIITVTIYALVYISIFLLIGTLKFQKRQL, from the coding sequence ATGAGAGCTGCCTGGATTATTGCGAAAAACGTAATTGAGGAATCCATTAGAAAGAAAGAAATATATGTTTTATTTATTCTATCTGTTGCAATGATGTCCGTAGTTGCAATGGCAAGTTTTTTCTCTCTAACAGGGTTAGTAAAGTATTTTATAGAATTATCCTTTCTTATCGTTATTTATATAACTGTAATTATTGCTGTTGTTGTTGGAGCAAGACAGCTACCCACTGAGCTAAATAGCCGGACAATTTATCCGTTGATGGCAAAACCTCTGAGAAGATCTGAATTTATTATAGGAAAATGGCTTGGAACCTCTATTATTTCTGTATTTTGTTTTTTGGTTTTTGAGGGAATATTTATTATTCTCCTGTTTTCTAAAGGGAGTAGTGTTTCGGGTATTTTAATGCAGGGGATATTCCTGCATATTCTTCAGTTAATGCTTATATCCTCTATTGTTATATGTCTTTCAGCTTTTATGACAAATGCCGCAAATGTTACAGTTTCTATCCTTTATTTTATTCTGGGACATTGGATTGGCAAAGCTATCTCAGATGTGCTTGATAAGTGCGGAGCATTCCTTGCATGGATTCTCAAGTCTATTAATTACATCCTGCCTCATCTCGATTATTTTGACCTATCAAAAAAGATAGTTCACCAATGGCCACCAATACCAGCATGGGTAATAATAACAGTGACGATATACGCTCTTGTTTATATATCTATCTTTCTACTAATAGGCACATTGAAGTTTCAGAAAAGACAGTTGTGA